GTCTATTTGGTAGAGTTGTGGAGGAAGTGATAGCAATAGCAacagtatgtttttgtttttctgctctGTATTGaagtattttatgtaaatgtttaaagCCATTCTTAATGGTTATGCATCCGGCTACATTTGCCTGTCAAAGTATCTTCTTCGCTGCTGGATGCTAACCACTAACCACAAGGATATAATGTTCACCAGCTACAGGCTTTTGTCAGTACTTATCTGAActagtttttcctttttcaaagAACAATTCATGCTTTTGCTGCTGATAAGTCCTATCTGTATGTTCTCACGTGGTAACCTGTGTCACTGTCCTCCTTCTCTTCGAAGTTGTAAAAGGCGTCTTTGTCAGAGCTGGAAACAAAACCATCCACAATGGCCTGATTCTACAGATGGATCAGGCCATGCAAAGCAGTCCCACCCAGACTCTGGGGCCTAGTGTCAGCCACCTTTGACATCTTCACTACTTATTTGTTCTCTTTAGCTGTGTGGCGTGTGtgtgaaatattgcttttactCATCACTTCCCTTTGATATATTTCTAAAATCTCAGCTGTCCCATTTTTAATAGAGATAATTGTATTCTATGAacagcatttattttatttgaaaatgtgtaTTCTGAGGAGTGAATAAACAATTACTTGCTGTTCTTCAAACACTGTTTCAATTCTCTGAATTTCCTGTGTACTGTTTCTGTTCTATTTTTGTCAAACTACAGAAAGACAAAGCTTTAGCTTCCCCCGGAGGAAGACGTACCTCGGCTCCATCCACTCCGCCAGCACGTAACCGCTCACCATCCCCAGCCCCTATCCCATCTCCAAAGAGAGCCCCTTCCCCAGGAGCCACCAAGTAAGATACATCTATAGAAAAATAAGTTTTCACTGAAGTTTTTTGGACCCCTAAAGACGTagccttttttctcctctcaaaGGCAAAGTCAGAAGATGCGTCCACCTTCACCTGGTGCAATGAAACAACGCCCCCCTTCTCCACAGACATCTTCAGCAAAGGCCCCGCCCACCCAGAAACCATCTCTCACTCCAACGGGACCTCCGACGCTGCGAAAGAGAGACTCAAAGTCCAAAGATCTGTGTCCTGTCCAAGCTTTGGCTCCCCAGTCGTCTGACACGAGCAAATCCAAAGATAAAGATGGTGAGCATCGGACTAGATCTCAAACACTCATCATCTGATGGTCAGCACTGATATACTGTATGCTTACTTTACATTGAGACTCAAACATctgttttgtgtgcattttgaaAACTAACCAACAACAGCTTGAGTTGCAATCAATCCTAGTGTAACAGGAGACTCATTAGGTTTCCAGctgggttagcattagcatcctTGATAGCGTTTGGTTTCTGCCCCCTGCTGGAAGAAGTGATATAATGCAGTGTCATTTAGTCATGACTCTTATGTACATATTATTGTACCAAATAATTTAGAAGTAACAACATGCTACGAGTAAACCAGAATGTGAAATACTCAACagttattgtattttatgtaacTTGCAAATTCCAAGGCCTTCTCCGGTATatcaaatattacaaatacatACGGCAGTAATACACGTCTGCCTTTTCTGATTAACTTCTATCACTCTATTCTTTTGTTACCATTTTATTCTCAGCTATCAATCAGTCTCATGGTGTCATGACAGACTCCTTCCAACACACATTACTTTGATAAATGGATAACAAATATCTCTATatttcctttgttttgtttttccctccTTGCCAGAGTCAAAGTCGTCCCCAGGTACCAACTCAGCCTCTGAGGCAGCCAAAATCCTGGCAGAGAACCGGAGGCTGATGCGAGAGCAGAAGGAGAAAGAGGAGCAGCTTAGGGtccagaaggaggaggaggagaagtgaGTATTTTGACTAAAGTTTATGAAATCTTCTTAAGTAACCTCACAGCAGTGCCAGTCCATACATCCTTGAAATATTACCAGGTTACTTCACGgaataaatctgtttttattggcTGTGTATTTAGCAAGGTTGGGGtccattttaattgtaattgactaattgataattacaattatggcataattgtatttagaaTATCTATTGCTGTTGTAttcttaaattgtaattgagttcagataatttacttgtatattatataagatgtttaattaaaaattaaagcaaaactggggaaccatgttatatgtacagttctacacatacagtatgcagtcaacagttattaaaatatgtttcatatcaagctttcccacattttaccatttaaaaaaaatattaaaaacctatttttgcattgattaggaagcctaacaagctAACAAATAGATGTGAAagaaattatataataatttttagtgtattttacagctgatttaggacctgttatcataagatatCCTAAAAAAAGAAGCTAACACAcaaggaaggttaacttttattaggatattcatttcaggctcagtaatagtgcttaattgtaattgacaacataattgtaatttaggtATTTTAAtagtatttggaaaaaaaatcctgGTAACTGTAACcacaattgaattgtaattgaacatgggtaattgaccccaaccctggctgtgTATTTAGATACACTCTGGATAGGTGCTGTGTCTGATAGGTGCTGGGTCTGATACGGTATGTGCGTACTGTGTGCATGGTTAGATGAACCTGCAGCTAATGAGTCTTTAATGCTTCAGGTTGCGAAAAGAAGAGGAGAAGCGTTTAGCGGAGGAGGCTAAACTGAAGCGTCAAGAGGAGGAGAAAATCCTAGCAGAGGAGAGAAaaatcaaagaagaagaagatgctCGCCTGGCCGAGGAGGAGCGGGTGAAGCAGGCGGAGGAGGACGCACTGAAGCAGGCCGAGCTCCAGAGAGAACGGGAGGAGGCTGATGCGAAAGCCCTGGAGGAGGCAGAGAGAGTTCGCCAGGAGAGAGACCGCATCATGCAGCAGAACCAGCAGGAACGTATGGAGAGGAAGAAGGTATGATGTTGAAAGGagaattttcttttgttttggatttatttGAAGGCTGATTCACTAATTTAGTGTTAATACATCCCAATAGAAGTGATAATGTGCCTTTTTTTCAGAGAATTGAGGAAATTATGAAGAGAACCAGAAAAGGCGATGGTGACTTAAGGGTGAGTCATTACGATCTGTAAAAGAAATGTGCCGTAACACTTCCCTCCCTCACGAGCACTGTCCACATAATCCTACCTCTAACTTGTTCCTTGTGTTATATCTACTCCTGTGAGTTTTATGTTTGATAGTAGAAGGCCGTTTTACTTGTTAAACTGTCATACATTATGTAACGATGGAGGGCTCTCTGATTGAGGCTCTAACATGTCTTTATTCCTGCTGCAGAGAGATGATGACAAGCAGGATAATGATAACGATGATGAAGGCATGGACCAAATAAACTGTGATCCAATACGTAAGTGTTCTCCAGCTTTCACTTTGATTCCATTCCCCTGTTTTGTGAGCATGTACGTGAATCTCTATGTGATTTATGATTCTGAGCACATAATCTGCCTTATTGCCACTTCAGCAAATATGGACAATGCAGACGAATGTGAACTGTTTGCCAGTGAGCCTGTTGCACAAGAAGAAGAGCCCCTGGGCAATGTGGATGAAAAGTCAGAAATGGATAATAAGGAGAACGATAACAGCACGAGCACAGATGAGAGTCAGGCTGTCAGGTAAAGATACaaagtgcattttttaaatttgcatGTACAAATCATCAAAGGGCACATGTCGTGAATATTAACTGCAAGCTTTATCAAAAGAGTAACCAATAACACAAGAGGTTTAGTCGGTTAACTTACTTGAAaagtatgaaggtagatatgttgcaaaatgggagagcttgtagaatgtgatgtgagcttgtgtataaaaaatcaaattatggaaaataaatatcATGTCCCAAATTATGGGAAAAAAtgtatagactgatatttacacaaataaaattacagctgaaaacttgtaatccaacatttatttgcatgttttttaattacttgcatCAATTAtcatttacaaccacaactctccgtTTCTACTAactaagttcttgtatttttggcTTGAAAAAACCAATTCTTGTATGTTTAAGTGTACAGTTTGGTAACACTCTAAGACagtgtttttgaaatttaaGCATAAACGGCAGTGTTGTATAAATCACTGCCGATcgcggtaaatgttagcatgagcttATACATGGATTTTcccatagacgttagcatgaagctagcggactttttgtatagtggtGTTTTTTATATCCCGCCACAAAGTGTAGAAGGGGGTTATAGGTTTGAACTCCGTCCGTATGTTTGTCCGTCTGAACTTTTCTCAGAAATTGTTtaagataaccaaatttggtgtgtggcttcagggtatcaataccttgatggagtttgaaaatgagaagcgtgcaattattttttccagagctattgcccttgttccgtttttttgagcgggggatgttgatgactgtcttcttgttgaaattgtgtttatacataaaacattagtttttttatccattttaattCTTTGATCTCATCACTCACTTCATGTGATTGTTTGTTTTGGCTTTGCTAGTCCGATTCTAAAGGGGCGTCTGGTTGAGGGCTCTGAGTTCCTAAATGAGGACTCGGCAAAGGTCGGACTGGTCTCTAGTCTCAACGGCAAATCCAACCAGTGGAGCTTTGAGGAACTTATCGACGTCAACGTTCACTCCAAAACACGCCCCCTCATTGAGGCAGATGGGTGTAACCAGGTGTTGATCAACTGTGACGGGAGCTCAGACGGGTCCAGGGTCACATTTGAGGAGAAAGGAATCCCGATAGACTCACTGCATCCAATTCAACCAATTGAATCCTTGTCAGGTGAGAGATCAGCTTTAACTGCTAGTGTACACTGACTCAGTAACTCATTACTTCctgttgtgtttgtgtagaGATTTGATGCTGCAGCTGCTGAGACGCTTCCTGCTGTTGCACTGCTCAACTTTCTGTCCATCTGagcttgaaaaaaaagaagacggCTTCCTCAAAAGTGACAGGATCACCCCAAGTGCTACGTTTGCAATGCACATCGCAAGGAAGCAATACATTTAAATAGATAATACAAGAACTGTGCTTCAGGGAAAAGTCTTATGTTCCTTTACCACACTTGCATCCTGGTCTCCTTTTTGTTTCTCTTGTTTATTTTCCAGAGTTTCTCCAAATGTTTAGGG
The genomic region above belongs to Gouania willdenowi chromosome 10, fGouWil2.1, whole genome shotgun sequence and contains:
- the map7d3 gene encoding ensconsin isoform X8; the protein is MAEGAATLKGLRAQIATAAQAQAEERRNLAGNSPGPASNTAAKPQGCRPVIDGAALRIDDRLRVAKERREEADRQQALRDSQIMERERKAKLQVERQVEERQKKVEEQRKKEEQKRLAVEEKRKLKQEEEKEHYEAVMRRTLERSHRVEQRQKRWSWGGQSPDSDARTEFFSPTGDSDATASSPVTIVISPASPEKPPRSQQVDKRSTSILNLKQPPEASISKRLSSSSATLIKSPEKRRSGKKRSSSLSRVSVSKAQTSAKPDRGTTDDQAHRQQVSTVDGGVLSRLLTPTQASLARSRSAAALSAEGTVAPECNLCPRSASASPLNPPRGPVRSRSIDRQKNGMTTSVSADGALDPSLKDKALASPGGRRTSAPSTPPARNRSPSPAPIPSPKRAPSPGATKQSQKMRPPSPGAMKQRPPSPQTSSAKAPPTQKPSLTPTGPPTLRKRDSKSKDLCPVQALAPQSSDTSKSKDKDESKSSPGTNSASEAAKILAENRRLMREQKEKEEQLRVQKEEEEKLRKEEEKRLAEEAKLKRQEEEKILAEERKIKEEEDARLAEEERVKQAEEDALKQAELQREREEADAKALEEAERVRQERDRIMQQNQQERMERKKRIEEIMKRTRKGDGDLRRDDDKQDNDNDDEGMDQINCDPIPNMDNADECELFASEPVAQEEEPLGNVDEKSEMDNKENDNSTSTDESQAVSPILKGRLVEGSEFLNEDSAKVGLVSSLNGKSNQWSFEELIDVNVHSKTRPLIEADGCNQVLINCDGSSDGSRVTFEEKGIPIDSLHPIQPIESLSEI
- the map7d3 gene encoding MAP7 domain-containing protein 2 isoform X9, with amino-acid sequence MAEGAATLKGLRAQIATAAQAQAEERRNLAGNSPGPASNTAAKPQGCRPVIDGAALRIDDRLRVAKERREEADRQQALRDSQIMERERKAKLQVERQVEERQKKVEEQRKKEEQKRLAVEEKRKLKQEEEKEHYEAVMRRTLERSHRVEQRQKRWSWGGQSPDSDARTEFFSPTGDSDATASSPVTIVISPASPEKPPRSQQVDKRSTSILNLKQPPEASISKRLSSSSATLIKSPEKSLKPARSSSCNRLPSNGNAANASKEDGKKPQVEKTGRSGKKRSSSLSRVSVSKAQTSAKPDRGTTDDQASASPLNPPRGPVRSRSIDRQKNGMTTSVSADGALDPSLKDKALASPGGRRTSAPSTPPARNRSPSPAPIPSPKRAPSPGATKQSQKMRPPSPGAMKQRPPSPQTSSAKAPPTQKPSLTPTGPPTLRKRDSKSKDLCPVQALAPQSSDTSKSKDKDESKSSPGTNSASEAAKILAENRRLMREQKEKEEQLRVQKEEEEKLRKEEEKRLAEEAKLKRQEEEKILAEERKIKEEEDARLAEEERVKQAEEDALKQAELQREREEADAKALEEAERVRQERDRIMQQNQQERMERKKRIEEIMKRTRKGDGDLRRDDDKQDNDNDDEGMDQINCDPIPNMDNADECELFASEPVAQEEEPLGNVDEKSEMDNKENDNSTSTDESQAVSPILKGRLVEGSEFLNEDSAKVGLVSSLNGKSNQWSFEELIDVNVHSKTRPLIEADGCNQVLINCDGSSDGSRVTFEEKGIPIDSLHPIQPIESLSEI
- the map7d3 gene encoding ensconsin isoform X6, with the translated sequence MAEGAATLKGLRAQIATAAQAQAEERRNLAGNSPGPASNTAAKPQGCRPVIDGAALRIDDRLRVAKERREEADRQQALRDSQIMERERKAKLQVERQVEERQKKVEEQRKKEEQKRLAVEEKRKLKQEEEKEHYEAVMRRTLERSHRVEQRQKRWSWGGQSPDSDARTEFFSPTGDSDATASSPVTIVISPASPEKPPRSQQVDKRSTSILNLKQPPEASISKRLSSSSATLIKSPEKSLKPARSSSCNRLPSNGNAANASKEDGKKPQVEKTAHRQQVSTVDGGVLSRLLTPTQASLARSRSAAALSAEGTVAPECNLCPRSASASPLNPPRGPVRSRSIDRQKNGMTTSVSADGALDPSLKDKALASPGGRRTSAPSTPPARNRSPSPAPIPSPKRAPSPGATKQSQKMRPPSPGAMKQRPPSPQTSSAKAPPTQKPSLTPTGPPTLRKRDSKSKDLCPVQALAPQSSDTSKSKDKDESKSSPGTNSASEAAKILAENRRLMREQKEKEEQLRVQKEEEEKLRKEEEKRLAEEAKLKRQEEEKILAEERKIKEEEDARLAEEERVKQAEEDALKQAELQREREEADAKALEEAERVRQERDRIMQQNQQERMERKKRIEEIMKRTRKGDGDLRRDDDKQDNDNDDEGMDQINCDPIPNMDNADECELFASEPVAQEEEPLGNVDEKSEMDNKENDNSTSTDESQAVSPILKGRLVEGSEFLNEDSAKVGLVSSLNGKSNQWSFEELIDVNVHSKTRPLIEADGCNQVLINCDGSSDGSRVTFEEKGIPIDSLHPIQPIESLSEI
- the map7d3 gene encoding ensconsin isoform X11, whose product is MAEGAATLKGLRAQIATAAQAQAEERRNLAGNSPGPASNTAAKPQGCRPVIDGAALRIDDRLRVAKERREEADRQQALRDSQIMERERKAKLQVERQVEERQKKVEEQRKKEEQKRLAVEEKRKLKQEEEKEHYEAVMRRTLERSHRVEQRQKRWSWGGQSPDSDARTVDKRSTSILNLKQPPEASISKRLSSSSATLIKSPEKRRSGKKRSSSLSRVSVSKAQTSAKPDRGTTDDQAHRQQVSTVDGGVLSRLLTPTQASLARSRSAAALSAEGTVAPECNLCPRSASASPLNPPRGPVRSRSIDRQKNGMTTSVSADGALDPSLKDKALASPGGRRTSAPSTPPARNRSPSPAPIPSPKRAPSPGATKQSQKMRPPSPGAMKQRPPSPQTSSAKAPPTQKPSLTPTGPPTLRKRDSKSKDLCPVQALAPQSSDTSKSKDKDESKSSPGTNSASEAAKILAENRRLMREQKEKEEQLRVQKEEEEKLRKEEEKRLAEEAKLKRQEEEKILAEERKIKEEEDARLAEEERVKQAEEDALKQAELQREREEADAKALEEAERVRQERDRIMQQNQQERMERKKRIEEIMKRTRKGDGDLRRDDDKQDNDNDDEGMDQINCDPIPNMDNADECELFASEPVAQEEEPLGNVDEKSEMDNKENDNSTSTDESQAVSPILKGRLVEGSEFLNEDSAKVGLVSSLNGKSNQWSFEELIDVNVHSKTRPLIEADGCNQVLINCDGSSDGSRVTFEEKGIPIDSLHPIQPIESLSEI
- the map7d3 gene encoding MAP7 domain-containing protein 2 isoform X18 — protein: MAEGAATLKGLRAQIATAAQAQAEERRNLAGNSPGPASNTAAKPQGCRPVIDGAALRIDDRLRVAKERREEADRQQALRDSQIMERERKAKLQVERQVEERQKKVEEQRKKEEQKRLAVEEKRKLKQEEEKEHYEAVMRRTLERSHRVEQRQKRWSWGGQSPDSDARTEFFSPTGDSDATASSPVTIVISPASPEKPPRSQQVDKRSTSILNLKQPPEASISKRLSSSSATLIKSPEKTSASPLNPPRGPVRSRSIDRQKNGMTTSVSADGALDPSLKDKALASPGGRRTSAPSTPPARNRSPSPAPIPSPKRAPSPGATKQSQKMRPPSPGAMKQRPPSPQTSSAKAPPTQKPSLTPTGPPTLRKRDSKSKDLCPVQALAPQSSDTSKSKDKDESKSSPGTNSASEAAKILAENRRLMREQKEKEEQLRVQKEEEEKLRKEEEKRLAEEAKLKRQEEEKILAEERKIKEEEDARLAEEERVKQAEEDALKQAELQREREEADAKALEEAERVRQERDRIMQQNQQERMERKKRIEEIMKRTRKGDGDLRRDDDKQDNDNDDEGMDQINCDPIPNMDNADECELFASEPVAQEEEPLGNVDEKSEMDNKENDNSTSTDESQAVSPILKGRLVEGSEFLNEDSAKVGLVSSLNGKSNQWSFEELIDVNVHSKTRPLIEADGCNQVLINCDGSSDGSRVTFEEKGIPIDSLHPIQPIESLSEI
- the map7d3 gene encoding ensconsin isoform X3, giving the protein MAEGAATLKGLRAQIATAAQAQAEERRNLAGNSPGPASNTAAKPQGCRPVIDGAALRIDDRLRVAKERREEADRQQALRDSQIMERERKAKLQVERQVEERQKKVEEQRKKEEQKRLAVEEKRKLKQEEEKEHYEAVMRRTLERSHRVEQRQKRWSWGGQSPDSDARTEFFSPTGDSDATASSPVTIVISPASPEKPPRSQQVDKRSTSILNLKQPPEASISKRLSSSSATLIKSPEKSLKPARSSSCNRLPSNGNAANASKEDGKKPQVEKTGRSGKKRSSSLSRVSVSKAQTSAKPDRGTTDDQAHRQQVSTVDGGVLSRLLTPTQASLARSRSAAALSAEGTVAPASASPLNPPRGPVRSRSIDRQKNGMTTSVSADGALDPSLKDKALASPGGRRTSAPSTPPARNRSPSPAPIPSPKRAPSPGATKQSQKMRPPSPGAMKQRPPSPQTSSAKAPPTQKPSLTPTGPPTLRKRDSKSKDLCPVQALAPQSSDTSKSKDKDESKSSPGTNSASEAAKILAENRRLMREQKEKEEQLRVQKEEEEKLRKEEEKRLAEEAKLKRQEEEKILAEERKIKEEEDARLAEEERVKQAEEDALKQAELQREREEADAKALEEAERVRQERDRIMQQNQQERMERKKRIEEIMKRTRKGDGDLRRDDDKQDNDNDDEGMDQINCDPIPNMDNADECELFASEPVAQEEEPLGNVDEKSEMDNKENDNSTSTDESQAVSPILKGRLVEGSEFLNEDSAKVGLVSSLNGKSNQWSFEELIDVNVHSKTRPLIEADGCNQVLINCDGSSDGSRVTFEEKGIPIDSLHPIQPIESLSEI
- the map7d3 gene encoding MAP7 domain-containing protein 2 isoform X19, translating into MAEGAATLKGLRAQIATAAQAQAEERRNLAGNSPGPASNTAAKPQGCRPVIDGAALRIDDRLRVAKERREEADRQQALRDSQIMERERKAKLQVERQVEERQKKVEEQRKKEEQKRLAVEEKRKLKQEEEKEHYEAVMRRTLERSHRVEQRQKRWSWGGQSPDSDARTVDKRSTSILNLKQPPEASISKRLSSSSATLIKSPEKKCNLCPRSASASPLNPPRGPVRSRSIDRQKNGMTTSVSADGALDPSLKDKALASPGGRRTSAPSTPPARNRSPSPAPIPSPKRAPSPGATKQSQKMRPPSPGAMKQRPPSPQTSSAKAPPTQKPSLTPTGPPTLRKRDSKSKDLCPVQALAPQSSDTSKSKDKDESKSSPGTNSASEAAKILAENRRLMREQKEKEEQLRVQKEEEEKLRKEEEKRLAEEAKLKRQEEEKILAEERKIKEEEDARLAEEERVKQAEEDALKQAELQREREEADAKALEEAERVRQERDRIMQQNQQERMERKKRIEEIMKRTRKGDGDLRRDDDKQDNDNDDEGMDQINCDPIPNMDNADECELFASEPVAQEEEPLGNVDEKSEMDNKENDNSTSTDESQAVSPILKGRLVEGSEFLNEDSAKVGLVSSLNGKSNQWSFEELIDVNVHSKTRPLIEADGCNQVLINCDGSSDGSRVTFEEKGIPIDSLHPIQPIESLSEI
- the map7d3 gene encoding MAP7 domain-containing protein 2 isoform X20; translated protein: MAEGAATLKGLRAQIATAAQAQAEERRNLAGNSPGPASNTAAKPQGCRPVIDGAALRIDDRLRVAKERREEADRQQALRDSQIMERERKAKLQVERQVEERQKKVEEQRKKEEQKRLAVEEKRKLKQEEEKEHYEAVMRRTLERSHRVEQRQKRWSWGGQSPDSDARTVDKRSTSILNLKQPPEASISKRLSSSSATLIKSPEKTSASPLNPPRGPVRSRSIDRQKNGMTTSVSADGALDPSLKDKALASPGGRRTSAPSTPPARNRSPSPAPIPSPKRAPSPGATKQSQKMRPPSPGAMKQRPPSPQTSSAKAPPTQKPSLTPTGPPTLRKRDSKSKDLCPVQALAPQSSDTSKSKDKDESKSSPGTNSASEAAKILAENRRLMREQKEKEEQLRVQKEEEEKLRKEEEKRLAEEAKLKRQEEEKILAEERKIKEEEDARLAEEERVKQAEEDALKQAELQREREEADAKALEEAERVRQERDRIMQQNQQERMERKKRIEEIMKRTRKGDGDLRRDDDKQDNDNDDEGMDQINCDPIPNMDNADECELFASEPVAQEEEPLGNVDEKSEMDNKENDNSTSTDESQAVSPILKGRLVEGSEFLNEDSAKVGLVSSLNGKSNQWSFEELIDVNVHSKTRPLIEADGCNQVLINCDGSSDGSRVTFEEKGIPIDSLHPIQPIESLSEI
- the map7d3 gene encoding ensconsin isoform X7; its protein translation is MAEGAATLKGLRAQIATAAQAQAEERRNLAGNSPGPASNTAAKPQGCRPVIDGAALRIDDRLRVAKERREEADRQQALRDSQIMERERKAKLQVERQVEERQKKVEEQRKKEEQKRLAVEEKRKLKQEEEKEHYEAVMRRTLERSHRVEQRQKRWSWGGQSPDSDARTVDKRSTSILNLKQPPEASISKRLSSSSATLIKSPEKSLKPARSSSCNRLPSNGNAANASKEDGKKPQVEKTGRSGKKRSSSLSRVSVSKAQTSAKPDRGTTDDQAHRQQVSTVDGGVLSRLLTPTQASLARSRSAAALSAEGTVAPECNLCPRSASASPLNPPRGPVRSRSIDRQKNGMTTSVSADGALDPSLKDKALASPGGRRTSAPSTPPARNRSPSPAPIPSPKRAPSPGATKQSQKMRPPSPGAMKQRPPSPQTSSAKAPPTQKPSLTPTGPPTLRKRDSKSKDLCPVQALAPQSSDTSKSKDKDESKSSPGTNSASEAAKILAENRRLMREQKEKEEQLRVQKEEEEKLRKEEEKRLAEEAKLKRQEEEKILAEERKIKEEEDARLAEEERVKQAEEDALKQAELQREREEADAKALEEAERVRQERDRIMQQNQQERMERKKRIEEIMKRTRKGDGDLRRDDDKQDNDNDDEGMDQINCDPIPNMDNADECELFASEPVAQEEEPLGNVDEKSEMDNKENDNSTSTDESQAVSPILKGRLVEGSEFLNEDSAKVGLVSSLNGKSNQWSFEELIDVNVHSKTRPLIEADGCNQVLINCDGSSDGSRVTFEEKGIPIDSLHPIQPIESLSEI
- the map7d3 gene encoding ensconsin isoform X2, which gives rise to MAEGAATLKGLRAQIATAAQAQAEERRNLAGNSPGPASNTAAKPQGCRPVIDGAALRIDDRLRVAKERREEADRQQALRDSQIMERERKAKLQVERQVEERQKKVEEQRKKEEQKRLAVEEKRKLKQEEEKEHYEAVMRRTLERSHRVEQRQKRWSWGGQSPDSDARTGDSDATASSPVTIVISPASPEKPPRSQQVDKRSTSILNLKQPPEASISKRLSSSSATLIKSPEKSLKPARSSSCNRLPSNGNAANASKEDGKKPQVEKTGRSGKKRSSSLSRVSVSKAQTSAKPDRGTTDDQAHRQQVSTVDGGVLSRLLTPTQASLARSRSAAALSAEGTVAPECNLCPRSASASPLNPPRGPVRSRSIDRQKNGMTTSVSADGALDPSLKDKALASPGGRRTSAPSTPPARNRSPSPAPIPSPKRAPSPGATKQSQKMRPPSPGAMKQRPPSPQTSSAKAPPTQKPSLTPTGPPTLRKRDSKSKDLCPVQALAPQSSDTSKSKDKDESKSSPGTNSASEAAKILAENRRLMREQKEKEEQLRVQKEEEEKLRKEEEKRLAEEAKLKRQEEEKILAEERKIKEEEDARLAEEERVKQAEEDALKQAELQREREEADAKALEEAERVRQERDRIMQQNQQERMERKKRIEEIMKRTRKGDGDLRRDDDKQDNDNDDEGMDQINCDPIPNMDNADECELFASEPVAQEEEPLGNVDEKSEMDNKENDNSTSTDESQAVSPILKGRLVEGSEFLNEDSAKVGLVSSLNGKSNQWSFEELIDVNVHSKTRPLIEADGCNQVLINCDGSSDGSRVTFEEKGIPIDSLHPIQPIESLSEI
- the map7d3 gene encoding ensconsin isoform X4, producing the protein MAEGAATLKGLRAQIATAAQAQAEERRNLAGNSPGPASNTAAKPQGCRPVIDGAALRIDDRLRVAKERREEADRQQALRDSQIMERERKAKLQVERQVEERQKKVEEQRKKEEQKRLAVEEKRKLKQEEEKEHYEAVMRRTLERSHRVEQRQKRWSWGGQSPDSDARTEKPPRSQQVDKRSTSILNLKQPPEASISKRLSSSSATLIKSPEKSLKPARSSSCNRLPSNGNAANASKEDGKKPQVEKTGRSGKKRSSSLSRVSVSKAQTSAKPDRGTTDDQAHRQQVSTVDGGVLSRLLTPTQASLARSRSAAALSAEGTVAPECNLCPRSASASPLNPPRGPVRSRSIDRQKNGMTTSVSADGALDPSLKDKALASPGGRRTSAPSTPPARNRSPSPAPIPSPKRAPSPGATKQSQKMRPPSPGAMKQRPPSPQTSSAKAPPTQKPSLTPTGPPTLRKRDSKSKDLCPVQALAPQSSDTSKSKDKDESKSSPGTNSASEAAKILAENRRLMREQKEKEEQLRVQKEEEEKLRKEEEKRLAEEAKLKRQEEEKILAEERKIKEEEDARLAEEERVKQAEEDALKQAELQREREEADAKALEEAERVRQERDRIMQQNQQERMERKKRIEEIMKRTRKGDGDLRRDDDKQDNDNDDEGMDQINCDPIPNMDNADECELFASEPVAQEEEPLGNVDEKSEMDNKENDNSTSTDESQAVSPILKGRLVEGSEFLNEDSAKVGLVSSLNGKSNQWSFEELIDVNVHSKTRPLIEADGCNQVLINCDGSSDGSRVTFEEKGIPIDSLHPIQPIESLSEI
- the map7d3 gene encoding MAP7 domain-containing protein 2 isoform X15 → MAEGAATLKGLRAQIATAAQAQAEERRNLAGNSPGPASNTAAKPQGCRPVIDGAALRIDDRLRVAKERREEADRQQALRDSQIMERERKAKLQVERQVEERQKKVEEQRKKEEQKRLAVEEKRKLKQEEEKEHYEAVMRRTLERSHRVEQRQKRWSWGGQSPDSDARTEFFSPTGDSDATASSPVTIVISPASPEKPPRSQQVDKRSTSILNLKQPPEASISKRLSSSSATLIKSPEKRRSGKKRSSSLSRVSVSKAQTSAKPDRGTTDDQASASPLNPPRGPVRSRSIDRQKNGMTTSVSADGALDPSLKDKALASPGGRRTSAPSTPPARNRSPSPAPIPSPKRAPSPGATKQSQKMRPPSPGAMKQRPPSPQTSSAKAPPTQKPSLTPTGPPTLRKRDSKSKDLCPVQALAPQSSDTSKSKDKDESKSSPGTNSASEAAKILAENRRLMREQKEKEEQLRVQKEEEEKLRKEEEKRLAEEAKLKRQEEEKILAEERKIKEEEDARLAEEERVKQAEEDALKQAELQREREEADAKALEEAERVRQERDRIMQQNQQERMERKKRIEEIMKRTRKGDGDLRRDDDKQDNDNDDEGMDQINCDPIPNMDNADECELFASEPVAQEEEPLGNVDEKSEMDNKENDNSTSTDESQAVSPILKGRLVEGSEFLNEDSAKVGLVSSLNGKSNQWSFEELIDVNVHSKTRPLIEADGCNQVLINCDGSSDGSRVTFEEKGIPIDSLHPIQPIESLSEI